In the Campylobacter sputorum subsp. sputorum genome, GAAAGATGGACAGATTATAGAAATTGGTGCTGTAAAACTACAAAATTCAAAAATCATAGATACTTTTGAAACGCTAATTTATGCACCATTTATACCAGAAAATATTACACAATTAACAGGAATTTTTACAAACGATTTAAAAGACGCGCCAAATTTAAAAATTGCATTAGAAAAATTTAAGATTTTTTTGCAAGACTCTGTATTTATAGCACATAATGTCAGATTTGATTACAATTTTATAAGTAATAGTCTAAGTAAAATTGGACTTGGAATACTTTTAAATCCAAAGCTTTGCACAATCGAACTTGCAAAAAGAACGATATCATCAAAAAAATATGGTCTTGAACATCTAAAAGAAATTCTAAACATAAACAACGCCCATCATAGAGCGATGAGCGATACAATATCTGCTACAAAAATTTTCCAGCACTGTTTAAATTTCATACCAGATAATATCAAAACTACTTATGATCTTATAAATTTTAGCAAAACAGCGTCCTTGATGCCAAAACCCGAAGAGACCCTATAAAATAACTTTTATTTTCTTTATGGCTTCTTCTATTACTTTTAATTCATCCGCGGCGGTTCTTACTTTTTGCGTATCAACTTTTAATTTATCTTTAGAGCATTTATCTTCGTAATCTATTTTATTTAATATTGATTTTATAGTATTTAATCTAGCTTGTTTTTTATTATTTGAATCTATAACAATCCACGGATTTATATCTGTATCGGTTTGTAAAAACATACTACCTTGAGCCATTGAATACTTATTCCAAAAATCTTGAGCCATATCATCAACAGGCGATATTTTAAATCTTTTTAGCGGATTAGTTCTTCTGCTTTTAAATCTTTTGGCTTGTGCTTCTTTATTTATAGATAAGAAAAATTTAAAAATCTTAATCCCGGATTTACTTAAAAGATTTTCAAACCCAGGCACTTCTTGCAAGAAATCTCTATGTTCTTCTTGTGTACAAAATCCCATAACAGGCTCCACCATAGCTCTATTGTACCAAGAGCGATCAAAGATAACAATCTCTCCTGCACTTGGCAAATGAGCAACATATCTTTGAAAATACCATTGAGTTGTTTCTATGTCGCTAGGCTTTTGAAGAGCTACAACTCTACATCCTCTAGGATTTAGATGCTCTGTTATCCTTTTTATAGTTCCGCCTTTTCCAGCAGCATCACGCCCTTCCATTATGATAAGAAGTTTCAAACCCTCTTTTTTTACATAATATTGCATTTTTAAAAGCTCTACTTGAAGATCTTTAAGCTCTTTTTCATATGCTTTTTTCTTTTCCTTTTTCTCTTTTTTTCTGTTTTCTTTTTTTTCTTCATTAGACATATCATATCCTTTTTTGTATAAATACTCTAACAATTTTATAACATTATAAATAAAATCTTAATTAAGTTTTAGTATAATGCAATAACTTATATAATAAATTGGAATTTTTAATGTTTAATAAGATAATATTTTTTCTTTTTTTTAGTTGTAGTTTTTTATTTGCAAATATAAATAATGTTTTTGATATACAAGCTAAAATGCTAGATAATATTGCTTTAAATTTAGAATTTAATATAGATAAAAAAGCATACCTTTATAGCGATAAAATCAAGATAAAATTACTTTCGCAAGACAAAGATATAACCGAGTTTTTAAATTTTCCACAAAGCAAACAATATAAAAATTATCAAATTTACAGCGGAAAATTTGATGTTTTAATTCCACTTGGATTGATTAATAATTTAGATGAGTTTTCACTAAGAGTTGATTACTTAGGGTGTGCTTATGATGGCTTTTGTTATGAACCTTTGGCAAAAAAGATAGATGTTAAAAAAAATGCAAATATTTATGAAATTTCTACATCTCAAATAGACTTAAAGCAATTTTCAACTCCAAAAGATATAAAAACCGATAAATCAGGCAACTCATCAAACCATCAAAATATAGCTGGCAATTTATCAAAAAACA is a window encoding:
- the ppk2 gene encoding polyphosphate kinase 2, yielding MSNEEKKENRKKEKKEKKKAYEKELKDLQVELLKMQYYVKKEGLKLLIIMEGRDAAGKGGTIKRITEHLNPRGCRVVALQKPSDIETTQWYFQRYVAHLPSAGEIVIFDRSWYNRAMVEPVMGFCTQEEHRDFLQEVPGFENLLSKSGIKIFKFFLSINKEAQAKRFKSRRTNPLKRFKISPVDDMAQDFWNKYSMAQGSMFLQTDTDINPWIVIDSNNKKQARLNTIKSILNKIDYEDKCSKDKLKVDTQKVRTAADELKVIEEAIKKIKVIL
- a CDS encoding 3'-5' exonuclease: MQLEAFIKFFITNPLYYKDFVNIASNIKEINEIINVKNLCEWRTLGLNLKKDYINRVIPVFKHTLIKDQIFCIVDIETNGSMKDGQIIEIGAVKLQNSKIIDTFETLIYAPFIPENITQLTGIFTNDLKDAPNLKIALEKFKIFLQDSVFIAHNVRFDYNFISNSLSKIGLGILLNPKLCTIELAKRTISSKKYGLEHLKEILNINNAHHRAMSDTISATKIFQHCLNFIPDNIKTTYDLINFSKTASLMPKPEETL